GGAAAGGTGTACTTTTACGGAGAGAAAGGTAGATACTCCCGTTTGGGTGTGTATGTAGTTCATATAGGTCTTTTGGTAATTATGGCGGGCGCTCTTATAGATGCCATATGGGGTGTGAGGGGCTCGGTTATAGTGCCGGAAGGCTCAAGGAGTGATACGCTTGTTATACCTTCAAAAGAAGTTGGCTTGAAACTACCCTTTCAGATAGAGCTTGAAAACTTTAGGATAGTCACTTACGGTGAGGAAGCCCAAGAGAGAGGCAAAAAGATAAGCACACCCTTTAAAGACGATGTAGCCAGTTTTGAGAGTGATATACGTATCATCAAAGATGGCAAGGTAGTAGCTGAGGGTATGACTGCTGTCAACTCACCCTTTGACTTTGGCACTTACAGAATATTTCAGGCTACTTACGGGCTTACGGGAGAGGCAGGCACAGTCAGGCTGGTTATCTTTGACAAAGAAAAGGCAGTAAAGGACCCGCGCTCCGCTCTGGTGGGTGAGGTGGTACTAAAAGCTGGTAAAGTTGCCGAGTTTAAGGATATGCTTCTCTCCATAGACAGGTCAACTCTCAACATTGAGAACGAGCAGGCAGGCATGAATGGAGACCTAAAACCCGCTCTTGTAGTCAAAGTGCTTTTAAATCATAAGGCTTACGATGTGCCTGTAGTATACTCTCCGGAGCTTACGCTAATTGCCTACAATCAAATGAAGGAGCTTAAAGACTTTCCCTATGTCTTTTTTATGTCAGATTTCAGGCCGAGATTCTTCAGCGGTTTTCAGGTATCAAGGCAGCCGGGCACACCCATAGTATGGCTTGGGTCCATAATGGTAGTGGGGGGCATGATAGTAGCCTTTTACACCATTCACAGAAAAGTGTGGATGAGGTTAGAGGGGGATACCCTGTGGGTAGCCTTCTGGTCTCATAAGCTCAAAGAAGACTTTAAAAGGAGCTTTATAAAAGCTCTGGAGGAGCTAAAGCATGAAGGTACTTCTGATGGAAAAGAATCTTATGCTGCTTAGTAGGATAAAGAGCAGTTTAAGTGAGTATGAGGTAAGGGTAGGAGACAAACACACCGATGAAGACGTGGTTTTTATAAACGTGGAGGCATTTCCGGTGGATACCATAAAGGAACTGAAAAGCAAGGGTGCAAAGGTGGTGGCATACTGCGGACACAAAAACATAGACCTTCAGTCAAAGGCAAGAAAGGCAGGAGCTGATGCGGTAGTCCCCAACAGTCAGGTAATTGATGCAAAAGCTATTATTGAAAAGCTGGGTGGATAAAGTGATAAAATGTTAACGTGGGGGCACCATCCACCGACCTTAGTTTCATAACCAACGAGGGGGGTATAAGTCTAAAAGACAGACTGCTTGCACTCATAAAAGACTGTGAGACTTTTGACTGTATAGTGGGGTACTTTTACCTTAGCGGTTTTCATCTCATATACAAGGCTTTGGAAAATACAAAAAAGATAAGGATACTCACAGGTATGGGCATAGACCCAAAAAGCGCTCATATCATACACTCCGCCAAGGAAATAAAAGAAAAAGCACAAAAGAAGATGGAAGAAGAATTGGAAGATTGTGAAGACTCCTACGAAGTGGAGTCCGCTATAAGAAGGTTTGTAGAGTGGATAGAGTCAGGAAAGCTTGAGATTAAAGCTTATCCTGACGGCAGACTTCACGCAAAGGTTTACATAATGACCTTTAGGGAAGGAGACAGGGACTTAGGAAGAGTAATTACAGGCTCCAGCAATCTTACTCAATCCGGTCTTGAGGGAAACTTGGAGTTTAACGTAGAGCTAAAAAACAGAGCTGATTATGAGTATGCCAAAAAAAAGTTTGAGGAGCTTTGGAGTCAAGCGGTAGATATAACGGAGGATTACGTTAAAACCATAACAGAAAAAACATGGCTCAACGATAAGATAACACCCTATGAGCTATACCTTAAGTTTTTGTATGAGTACTTTAGAGACGAGCTTAAGGCAGGTGATTTTGAGCTAAAACTCCCAAGTGGTATCAAAAGGCTAAAATACCAGGAACAGGCTGTAATAAACGCAAAGAGGATACTGGAAGCTTATGGAGGCGTCTTTATATCCGACGTAGTAGGGCTTGGAAAGACTTACATCACCGCCATGCTACTAAAACAGCTGGATGGTAGAACCGTAGTGATAGCACCCCCCAACCTGATAGATGAAAAGAATCCCGGTTCGTGGGTAAATGTGCTAGACAGTTTTAAAATAAATGCCAGATTCTTTTCCACAGGAAAGCTGGACGATGCCATATCTTACATACAAAGCAAAGACTCGGAGGATCCGATAAAGAACGTAGTCATAGACGAGTCTCATCGCTTCAGGACAGAGGACACCAAAAGCTACGAAAAGCTTGCGCAAATATGCCGTGGAAAAAGAGTCATACTTGTTTCCGCAACGCCCTACAACAATCACCCCATAGACATCCTATCCCAGCTAAAGCTTTTCCAAAGCCCCAGAAAGAGCCTCATACCAGGAGTTCCAAACCTTGAAAGCTTTTTTAAAAAGCTTGATAAGAAGCTAAAGGAGGCAAAAAAAGAAGGAGAGGAAGAGTATGTAAGAGTCTCCAGAGAGGTATCAAAAGAGATAAGAGAGAAGGTGCTAAAGCATGTGATGATAAGAAGGACCAGGAGGGACATACTTAATTACTTTAGAGAAGATATAGATAAGGAAGGCATTAAGTTTCCGGAAGTTGAGCCACCAAAACCCATCTACTACCAGCTTGAGAAAGAAGAGGACGATATTTTTATGGAAACTCTGAGAATTCTAACCAAAGATATCAAGTACTCTAGGTACAAAGTGCTCACCTACCACAAGAATGAAGACATAAGAAACAAATTGCTAACCTCTCAGAAAAACTTGGCCACCATCATGAAGATACTGCTGGTAAAAAGGTTAGAAAGCAGCTTTCACGCTTTCAAGAACAGCATAAACAGATTTGTAAAGTATTACGAGAACTTTATAAAGGAGTACGAAAAAGGGCATGTCTATGTAAGCAAAGAGCACATAAATAAGCTTTTTGAGCTATTAGAAGAGGAAGACTACGAAGCCATAGAGAAGCTAATAGAAGAAGATAAGGTACAAAGATACCCAAGGGAAGAGTTTTTTGAGAAGCTGGAAAAAGACCTTTATGAGGATTTGAGCTCTCTGAGAAGAATAAAGCAGATGTGGGATAATATAAAGAGAGATCCAAAATTGGAAAAACTTATAAAAGAGTTAGAGGAAAACCCTATTTTAAAGAATAATAAGGTAATAATCTTTACCGAATCAAAAGAAACTGCGGAGTACCTTTATCAAGAGCTTACCAAAAAGTTTGGAAATACGGTTCTTCTATTCCACGGAAGCGCTTCGGAAAATCATAAAGAATTGCTTATTAAAAACTTTGATGCCAACCTTCCGCAAAAACAACAAGACAACACATACAGAATGCTGGTAACTACAGACACTTTGGCAGAAGGTATAAACCTACACAGGTCAAACATCATAATAAACTATGACATCCCTTGGAACCCCACAAAGATTATACAGAGAGTTGGAAGAGTGAACCGTATTGGCACCAAGTTTGACACTATATATGTTTTTAACTTCTTCCCTACGGAGAAAGCAGACAGTGAGATAGAGCTTACCAAAATAGCCAGGTCAAAAGTGGAAGCCTTCTTAAACATGTTAGGAGAAGACTCTGCCATCCTAACACAGGATGAGCCAGTAGCTTCTCATGAACTCTTTGACAAGCTTGTCTCAAAAGAAGTCCTTGAAGAGGATAAGGAAGAGGAGAGCGAGATCAAGTACCTAAGAATCATTGAAGAGATTCGTGATAAAGACCCAAAACTTTTTGAAAAAATAAAGCATCTTCCCAAAAAAGCCCGCTCTTCAAAAAGGTTTTCAGAGAGTTTAAGAGATATTGCTTCTTCCAATTCTTTGCTCACCTTCTTTAGAAAGGGCAAACTAATGAAATTCTTTTTGTCAGACAAAGAAAAGACTGTTGAACTTGACTTTTTAACGGCAGCCAAGATCCTTGAAAGTCAACAAAATGAAAAAAGAGCTGAGTTCCCACCGTCTAAAGATTTTTATGAGCTATTTAACAAAAACAAGGAAGCTTTTATGAATGCTACTGAGGATGAAATAGTTGAAACGCATAGGCAAGCTGGTAGAAGTAGTTATAATGACCTTTTGAAAATTCTTAAGGCAGTGCTAAGAAATGGCAAAGAACTAACTGAGGAGCAGCAGGAGTATTACAAAACTCTGATAAATCGCCTTGAAGAAGGTGCCATCCCTAAAAAAACAGTTCAAAAAACGCTTAAGGAACTAAACGCGCTCAAAGAAGACATACAAGACCCTATAAAAGTGCTAAGCGTCTGCCAGCGTACCATACCATCTGCTTTACTCAAAAGCCACTATGCCCAGGCTCCTGCTTTAGAGGAAAGCAAGAGGGAGGTTATACTATCTTTATACCTACAGGGTGATGAGCACCACAAATATTTTGGAGTTGATTAAATGAACAGGGAGCAGGCAAAAAGGTTGGTGATTGAGACTTTTGAGAATCCTTTTGATGAAAAAAAGTTTATTGAATTCATTGCCAATCTACTTAAAACCTATGACAGAAGTAAGGCGCTTGAACCAAGGAGCGGAATTCAGGGGATAACAGAAAGGTACTTAGACTTTATTAGCTCTTGGAAGAGGATAGGTAGGTATGAGGATGAGGACGGCAGGAAGATAGATATTCTAATAGTCTATTTAAAAAAGGAGACCTCTTTATATCGCGCCCGGACAGCTCAAAGAAACTTCGTAGCAGAATACCTACAAGGCAAATTGGGAACAGACTCTAAGAAGTATGCTGCACTTGTGGCTTTTGTTTCTTCACCAGAGGATTGGAGATTTTCCCTTGTAAAAATGGATTATAAATTTGTAGGGGGTAGGGTTAAAGAGGAGTTTACACCTGCAAAAAGGTTTTCCTTTTTGGTGGGTAAAAACGAAAAGAGCCACACAGCGCAGAGCAGGTTTTTGCCTTTGCTGGAAAGCGACAAGTATCCAACGCTGGAAGATTTGGAAGAGGCTTTTAATGTTGAGGTTGTAACGGAAGAATTCTTCAGAAAGTATAGAGATCTATTTATAAGGACTAAACTTGAGCTGGACAAAATTGTTCAAACTAATCCAAAAGTTAGGCAGGAGTTTGAAAACAAAAACATTAACACGGTTGATTTTGCCAAAAAGCTTCTGGGTCAAATTGTGTTTTTGTATTTCCTGCAAAAGAAGGGGTGGTTTGGTGTTAAAAGAGGTGCATCTTGGGGCAGTGGTCCAAAGGACTTTATAAGAAGGCTCTTTAATGGTGAGTATGGAAAGTACGATAACTTTTATAACGATATTTTGGAACCTTTGTTTTATGAAGCTCTGAGAACCGACAGGAGCGCAGATGATCACTACTATAGCAGGTTTAATTGTAAAATTCCATTTTTAAATGGTGGACTTTTTGACCCAATAAACAATTTTGACTGG
The DNA window shown above is from Hydrogenobacter thermophilus TK-6 and carries:
- the resB gene encoding cytochrome c biogenesis protein ResB, coding for MLKGFFPIVVSSLFFLATIIAGLFYLDERGVLYYALLFLSASFFILSLVGPTIRVVKAFVEDYRRHKSFLDFLYDFFSSLKLAIFLMVSIGVLSMLGSTYIQQNQPLGFYLDKFGVDVGLWFWKLWLTDVFHSWYYMLLIVLLAVNLIVCSVKRLPRVWIQTFTKERFQRLDQHTQKHLKPISIKTNSSKDKVIAFLKKMGFKVYTEEEDGKVYFYGEKGRYSRLGVYVVHIGLLVIMAGALIDAIWGVRGSVIVPEGSRSDTLVIPSKEVGLKLPFQIELENFRIVTYGEEAQERGKKISTPFKDDVASFESDIRIIKDGKVVAEGMTAVNSPFDFGTYRIFQATYGLTGEAGTVRLVIFDKEKAVKDPRSALVGEVVLKAGKVAEFKDMLLSIDRSTLNIENEQAGMNGDLKPALVVKVLLNHKAYDVPVVYSPELTLIAYNQMKELKDFPYVFFMSDFRPRFFSGFQVSRQPGTPIVWLGSIMVVGGMIVAFYTIHRKVWMRLEGDTLWVAFWSHKLKEDFKRSFIKALEELKHEGTSDGKESYAA
- a CDS encoding helicase-related protein, which translates into the protein MGAPSTDLSFITNEGGISLKDRLLALIKDCETFDCIVGYFYLSGFHLIYKALENTKKIRILTGMGIDPKSAHIIHSAKEIKEKAQKKMEEELEDCEDSYEVESAIRRFVEWIESGKLEIKAYPDGRLHAKVYIMTFREGDRDLGRVITGSSNLTQSGLEGNLEFNVELKNRADYEYAKKKFEELWSQAVDITEDYVKTITEKTWLNDKITPYELYLKFLYEYFRDELKAGDFELKLPSGIKRLKYQEQAVINAKRILEAYGGVFISDVVGLGKTYITAMLLKQLDGRTVVIAPPNLIDEKNPGSWVNVLDSFKINARFFSTGKLDDAISYIQSKDSEDPIKNVVIDESHRFRTEDTKSYEKLAQICRGKRVILVSATPYNNHPIDILSQLKLFQSPRKSLIPGVPNLESFFKKLDKKLKEAKKEGEEEYVRVSREVSKEIREKVLKHVMIRRTRRDILNYFREDIDKEGIKFPEVEPPKPIYYQLEKEEDDIFMETLRILTKDIKYSRYKVLTYHKNEDIRNKLLTSQKNLATIMKILLVKRLESSFHAFKNSINRFVKYYENFIKEYEKGHVYVSKEHINKLFELLEEEDYEAIEKLIEEDKVQRYPREEFFEKLEKDLYEDLSSLRRIKQMWDNIKRDPKLEKLIKELEENPILKNNKVIIFTESKETAEYLYQELTKKFGNTVLLFHGSASENHKELLIKNFDANLPQKQQDNTYRMLVTTDTLAEGINLHRSNIIINYDIPWNPTKIIQRVGRVNRIGTKFDTIYVFNFFPTEKADSEIELTKIARSKVEAFLNMLGEDSAILTQDEPVASHELFDKLVSKEVLEEDKEEESEIKYLRIIEEIRDKDPKLFEKIKHLPKKARSSKRFSESLRDIASSNSLLTFFRKGKLMKFFLSDKEKTVELDFLTAAKILESQQNEKRAEFPPSKDFYELFNKNKEAFMNATEDEIVETHRQAGRSSYNDLLKILKAVLRNGKELTEEQQEYYKTLINRLEEGAIPKKTVQKTLKELNALKEDIQDPIKVLSVCQRTIPSALLKSHYAQAPALEESKREVILSLYLQGDEHHKYFGVD